The Prunus dulcis chromosome 3, ALMONDv2, whole genome shotgun sequence genome segment CTTGGGTTTATTTTCTCAGAAATAAATCCaatgcttttgaatgtttcaagaagttcaaagcAATGACAGAATTGCAGAGTGGACACAAAGTGAAATCACTTAGAAGTGATAGAGGTGGAGAATTCATGTCAAATGAATTTCTTACATACTGCAGTGAGGCTGGAATACAAAGACAACTGACAGTGGCATATtctcctcagcaaaatggtgttgctgagaGGAAGAACAGGACAGTGATTGAGATGGCAAAGTCTATGCTACATGAAAAGAGTCTTCCTTATGAgttttgggcagaagctgttCATACAGCAGTCTACCTTCTCAACAGGTGTCCTTCTAAATCtcttgagaaaatgacacCATTTGAGGTCTACACAGGAAGAAAGCCAGGTATTGCACACTTGAAAGTGTTTGGATGCCTATGTCATGTGCTTATTCCTTCTGTTTTGAGACACAAGTTGGAAGAAAACAGTCACAAATGCATTTTTGTGGGCTATGGATTGTGTGAAAAAGGCTATAGACTGTATGATCCTAAGACAAGAAAGATTATCTTGTCTAGGGATGTctattttgatgaagaagcctCATGGAAATGGGAGAATCCTAGCAATGCAGATGTGGGAGTACCTATGCCAGATGGAAATCAAGATACTGCAGAAACTGAACAGAGAGTATTAGATGATCACTCTCAGTTCTTGGATACTCAAATGcagatggaagaagaaattgcacCTCAAGgggaagaaatgcttgaagaGACTCAAAGGCTTGATCACACACCTCACAAGTGGAGGAGTATTAATGACATCATGGCACAATGCAACATGTGCATTGTAGAACCTGACAGCTTTGAAGAAGCAGATTTGGATGAATCATGGAGATGTGCAATGGAGGCTGAATTGgagatgattgagaagaacaatacTTGGAAATTAGTTGACAGGCCATCTAACAAACCAGTAATTGGTGTTAAGTGGGTCTACAAGGTCAAACTGAACCTAGATGGCACTGTGCAGAAGAATAAAGCTAGGCTTGTGGCTAAAGGCTATTCACAGAAGCCTGGAATCGACTATAATGAGACATTTGCCCCTGTGGCAAGACTTGACACCATCAGAACTTTGATAGCCCTTGCAGCACAAAAGGAATGGAACCTATTTCAATTGGATGTGAAGTCTGCCTTTCTCAATGGCATTCTAAAGGAGGAAGTTTATGTTGAACAACCTCAAGGATATGTTCAAGAGAGCAAGGAAACCAAGGTGTTCAAGTTGAACAAGGCTCTATATGGACTGAAGCAAGCCCCAAGGGCCTGGTATGATGAAATAGATGCCTATTTCAACACTGCAGGTTTCAAGAAAAGCTTAAGTGAAGCTACTCTCTATATCAAAACTAGTGACACCTCAGGTATTATCATTGTCTCCctctatgtagatgacattatATATACTGGAAGCTGTCCTAAAATGCTTGAAGAATTTAAACAAGATATGATGCAACACTATGAGATGACAGACTTGGGTCTGTTGcatcattttcttggcatgggAGTGGAACAAACTGACAAGcatattttcattcatcaaaagaaatatgctaTGAAAATTCTTGAGAAGTTTGGAATGAGAGAATGCAAGTCAGTGGCAATCCCATTAGTGGTGAATGAGAAATTGTGTAGAGAAGATGGGAGTGAAGCAGCAGATGAAAGTGAATTCAGACAGATTGTAGGAAGTCTCCTTTATCTGACTGCCACAAGACCAGATGTCATGTTTGCATCTAGCTTGCTTGCTAGATTTATGCACAATCCCTCAAAGAAACACATGGGGACTGCTAAAAGGGTGCTGAGATACATTCAAGGCACAttggattttggaattgaGTTTGCAAAGGGGAAGACAGCTACTCTAATTGGATACTGTGACAGTGACTGGGCTGGGAGTGAGGATGATATGAGGAGCACCTCAGGTTATGCCTTCACACTAGGTTCAGGCATGTTCTCTTGGGCTTCCATCAAGCAAAACACAGTGGCTCTATCTACAGCCGAAGCTGAGTATGTGAGTGCTGCAGAAGCAACTTCACAAGCTAAGTGGCTGAGATTTGTActtgaagattttggtgaagaacaAATAGAAGGGACTCAGATTCTATGTGATAACACCTCAGCAATTGCAATGGCAAGGAATCCAGTCCATCACCAAAAGACAAGACACATCAGCaggaaatttcatttcatcagAGAAGCcattcaaacaaaagaaattgaactgatctactgcaaaacagaagatcaGATAGCAGACATTTTGACTAAAGCTCTACCTAAGGATCGTTTTGTGAGGCTGAGAAGCTTGCTTGGTGTGAAATCAGCTAAAggattagaagggagtgttgaaatataatcctGCAGCTGATTACTTAGAGCAGAAGCTATTATctatttttgttctgttttggtCAGCTTACTTAAGTGATGTAATGAGAGCCATTAGATCATAGTCTAGGTGGATTCTCTAGCTTAGATTTGCAATGACAAGTGTAAGCATCCTACTGGATGACAGCTGTAATTCTGTTAGGAGAGAATCACAATTCTCTCCTAGCAGTCACACTATGTGAGCTGCAGTCTCTGCAGAAATCAATAGAACAGtacattttctatttcttcctctttatCTCTAGCCAAAAATATACTTCTAGATTACTTCTTCCAAATCTGAAATACAGAGAAACACTCTGAATGATAACAGAACCACTTTCTGAATTTGGACCGACCCGAAAATCGAAGCTTGATGTGTACGCTTCGGGAAGCTCCAGTGCCACCAGACTCGGTTCGAGGCACCTTTGAATTCACAAGCACAAATATACAAGCGTTAAGGCACTTGGTGATGAagaagcaacaacaacaacaatatcAATCGGTTCACTTTTCAACGTTTTCTCTCACATGTGCCTATGCATGGGTTTGCTTGGCCAAGTCAAAGGCAAAGGAAATCAGAAGCGAGAAAATAGCCATGATCTTTAGCATTGCTGCAGGTCCCGCCTGGACCCTCCTCTCCCCGCAAGCCATTTTGGCAACTGCATAGCGGGCGGTAGAGTAGTTGCAGAGACAAAAGGCCTGTTAGGAGAAGATGGGTTGGTTTTGGCTGTAAATGCAATTAGGGAAGCCATAAAAGGTCTGGATAATAAGGGGcagagaattgggtttcaaCTTTGTACAGCAGCGATGCGCAGaccaattattttatattgacATCCGTTGCTGGTTCAACGGTTTCAGATTTATGACACTGATTTTGGATGGGGAAAACCAAGGAGAACAGAAGTGGTTTCTATAGATAAAACGGGGGCGATCTCTTTGTCAGATAGCAAGAACGGTGGTGGAGGTGTTGAGATTGGGTTGGTTTTGAAGAAACAATATATGGATGCTTTTGCTGCTCTGTTTGCTCAAGGTCTTCTGTGAAACCTTCATATATGGCGTGGCGCACTCACTACAgaatttcacaaatttttttttgatgaTGGACTTTTGGAAGGGGCAGAGTTTTGGGTTTCTAAATTCTTGGACTTCTCACTGTTTGAGGCTGGTGATACTCATTTTGGATAACCacaaaacagagagagattTCAAGACTGTCCCACAGACACTAGATTTGCCACATTGCTTTTTATCTTTACATCCGTTTGCGGCATGGCCTCTGAAGAATTAAGGAATATTATTTAGGCATGTCCTAGGgatgatatttttttcacaCACTACTAATATTCGAACTTAATATCACTATCTACAAGTCAATGTCAGTTTCTACTCGGCACCCACGTCCCCCACTTATATCAAACCTTTCATTCAACACTTACATCAAACCTTTCATTCAACACTTATACCAAACCTTTCATTCAACTTTGCTTCCATCCATTTcgatcaaccaaaaaaaaataaaattggttcCGTTATCCATCCCCAATGGCAGATTTAAACTCAGTCAGAGTGCTTGAGGTTTGCAATGTTGCTCCACAGCCAAGCTCACCTGCTGGCTCAGCCACACCTCCGCCTGAGGCCCTTCCTCTAACCTTGTTTGATTTGCCCTGGCTCAGATTTGCACCCGTCCAACGCCTTTTCTTCTATGAAATCTCCAACTCCTTTGACACCACCATACTCGTCTCAAAACTCAAAGCCTCCCTCTCTGTCGCCCTCCAACAATTCCTACCACTAGCAGGGAACCTCAAATGGCCCCAAGACTCCCCCAAGCCCATTCTGAATTATGTCCAAGACGACGCCGTTTCACTCACCATAGCCGAGTCTGATGCCGATTTCCACCATCTTTCAAGTCGTAGCAACTTTGTTGAGGCCAAAGAGTACCATTCTCTCGTACCCCAATTGACAACCTCTCACGAAAAAGCCGCAGCCGTGGCGTTCCAAGTCACCATCTTTCCCAACGGAAATGGCTTCTCCATTGGCACATCCATGCACCATGCCATCCTGGACGGCAAGTCTTCAACCATGTTTGTGAAATCATGGGCTCACATTTGCGAACATCTTGGTGATCATCCATCTGGTTCAGCTCTACCAGATCAGCTGAAACCATTTTTTGACAGAAGGGTCGTCCAAGACGCCGCCGGGCTCGAACCAATCTTCTTGAACCAACTTCAGAATCTGGACGGACCCAACAACAGGAGCTTGATGGTTACCCAGTTTAAATCTCCACCACCAGACGCGGTTCGTGGCATCTTTGTAATCACACGACCGGAAATAGAAGCAATGAAGCAATGGGTTTCGACCAAAATGGCAGAGATGATCAAGAATGAAAAACAATCCGATCGTCCTCATTTGTCAACATTTTCTGTAACATGTGCTTATACATGGGTTTGCTTACTCAAGGCGGAGGAAAAACAGACCGATAAGCCAGTTATGATGGGCTTCACTCTGGACTGCAGGCCTCGCTTTGACCCTCCGATACCTGCAAACTATTTTGGGAACTGCATAGCCGGCCGTGTAATAGTTTCAGAGAGAAAAGGGCTTCTTGGTGAAGATGGGTTGACCGTCGCGGTCAACCAAATCAGTGAAGCTATAAAAAGCGCGGACAGTGATGGGATTTTGAAAGGGGCAGAGACTTTGATTCCAATAGTTTATTCTGCTGAGAGAAGTGAAGAGAGATTTATGGGTGTTGCTGGTTCACCAAGGTTTGGGATTTATGATACAGATTTTGGATGGGGAAGGCCAAGCAAGGTGGAGGTGGTTTCGATCGAAGAGACAGGAGCCATGTCCCTGGCAGAGTCTAGGGATGGTATTGCTGGAGACGTTGAGGTCGGTTTAGTTTTGGAAAAACATCATATGCAAGCTTTTGCTTCTCTGTTTGCTAAAGGGCTTCAAGACCTTTGAATCCACGCATGAAATTGGTGTTAATTTGTTGCAGAGTTTTAATGTTTTCgctttgttttggattttggttATGTTTGTTTGCAATTGTCCTCTGCGTCTCTCATTTTGTTGGGCCAAATTACAAGAATCATTTGTGCACATAAATGCCATAATAAACTCTCAACAAAATTAAAGAGTCTTAAAACAACTGCtttgttataaaactaaaagATTGAAGAGAGAATTGAGGTATAGAGAGCATagaattttgatattttcattGAATGTTTTGTTCTGTCCATTACAATGAAGGGAGGAAGTCCACTTATAGGCAAAGTCTCTTGGCTTCCTGTGAATGTGTAATGATGTCTTCCCACAGCACTTTCATCATGATGTTCTTCATTATTTCCAAATGTGTAGGCTTCATTCAAGACTTTACAACACTCTGTATTGGAGACCACTGTGTATGGAAGAGGAAAGCTAGTGACCTTCTCTTTCACCTTCTCCCTTGGACCTTCTCCATTTTTGCTTGACATATGTCATtctccttacacttaaaacaatatcattaatatattatacaagctaacttttgctttccaagtttatccttattaaatgtattcaatttatccaaataaaattcataactttCTTACcctcttattaatttttttaacatcaattatttttaaaagaaaatatatattttttttcaaaaaagagaaaatgccccttttttattttttaaaaacacaaaggacatttttttttctatataaaccctttgtgttaaaaataaaaaaccggACATTTCCTCTTAAAAGCATACATTTTctttagaaaaaataattgatgttggaaaaaaattaataagatggtaagaaagttgtgaattttttttgaatacatttaataagggtaaagttggaaagcaaaagttaacttgtataatattttaatgacattgttttaagtgtaaggagaatgacacatgtcaagtaaaaaatggagaaagtccaaaggagaaggttagagagaaggttgctagcattccccaTGTATGGAATATGCCTCTTTAAAAACCTTGTCAGTAAAAatccagtgggacaaaaaactggtcgaaggaaaaaagagtacataaaaatgcgtaacataaaattttgtGTATATTAACATGCGTGAGACattgcctcgttaaaaccttgccaggaaaaacccagtgggataaaaacatggacaaaggaaaaaagagtacagtgtgtgaATGTCTTTATTGacagcacgctccccctgatgcttggcaaaatatATTGTTGATCATCTTTCTGAATATTATAGCTGgcactgcttctgtgagtcaatcttgtAATATTGTTGGGTGCTCCCCCCGAAGAATATCTTCTCCTGAAATCTTTATGACTAACTTTCTCCAGTAAGCGGCCATTGAaatttccagagtccgcaCATCCAAAAAATatgggctatttgtaagtttacttgaaaagaatatgcccgtatatgATGTTATGCGGatatagcatcaaatatgcctcacatcatcccaaagtGGTGATGATGGAGCTGAGCTCTAtctagaaaatataatatccgGTCCagtatacttccggaaaattatttaagtgcccaacggataatccacataaaaatacttcaatactttcttagtataagcaaaaatctcgttggcataacgCTTGATCTTCAGGCTGAGACAAgtatttcttgaactcttcaaGAGTTTTAATATGATGTAAACATATTATAatcaatgtactcactgaggcaatttatgcatattagtattgagtacagattttgtgcttcaggcacatgtcattcaagGACTTGctttgtaataacccaaaccaaaaaaaaaaattcataaattaaggaatattttattttgcgaaaagacaatttcgccctcggaatattttattaagaaaaaggtgactttttgatcgagaaggaatttgataaTTCCGCTTATGCCATTgtgtagagcacggtgaaatgagttcatagacacgtagtgggcccgaatcggagttgtaacgagagagttatggtcaaaagagtctcagtggcataaccgtaaatattttgaagttggatCTATAAAAATCGCTCAGCTCCTCTCTCCTCGCGCGACTCTCTCTCCTAGCGAAAACGGGCCGTCGCCTTCCAGGGCTCGCCGGCGCCTCCAcagggcaccaccggccaAGGGACGGGTGGCGATGGAACACccgtcgagtcccctacctgtCCCGACCCTTCCCCGCCGGCGACACGGCCTGTGCTGGCCGGAAATTGCAGAGAAGCGACAGGAACTCACTGGAACTTTAAtgccgtcgatctccctcctccggtcACTGtttccgtcgacccaggtatggatcttgaacctctcgagctgttctagctgcctgttgggtcgGATTAGATCGATTTGTAGTGTAGCCATCTGATTTTTGAGATTGAAGTTTCagccgattttcggcctctGTTTTTGGTCACTTccagccactttttggggtaggtccaagaacaaaaatggttccaaatatggtgttttacctagggtaggagtttggagccgtggtttgaagtttttccggcgagccgaaatcgctttagacacccatcgctgtCGGCGTGTGCTGGGGcacgtgggtgagggtagtgcagtggcactatgtcttgttgcgatccttatgttgtcacgagcgcgtagaatttcgcggatctcaatttggattccgtttgagcccgaacggattttccatattgtgtgATTCCCGTGTTCAATAGTaccgaaccgttggatcgcgctcaattttggatatgttgttccaGATAAGTTCAGAATCgagtaggattcgacggattgtgaatcgcagtcccggatactccgaaattgcGAACCCttgggctagggtttggaaattgtatgattttacgatcgtggtcaatccgatcgtcagtttcagaccaaacttgcaggatatGGTTCTTGAAAggtgaggaacttaaaggaactcttagattggtcattggaggtcgtgAACCCCACAGGATCCCGTATCGACCAaggtggaagtttatcgcttagtaaagtctcgagtcttttcagacgattttaaacatctaaaatgcctaagtgggcagaaaaatgacattaaaggtagtgcacgcacttttaGAGTCGGGGGTCAAGATTTTACTTAAAAATCTTATACCGagcaattttattaattaaatattcctgATAATTTACCTaggcacccgggaccaggcagacctgcagaagagacctgcaggaggtctagctagctcagaccaggagtgagtggacttttcttttctaaacgatttttataattaaatttcatatttgatcttgaataagtattattGCATGTTTTCCGAGCTTGAATTGTATTGCAAAAATCCCTTTAATTCTATACTGCTTAGTTGAACATACTAAAGTTATTTAGACAGCAGACTTTGAGATTTATGATACA includes the following:
- the LOC117623224 gene encoding phenolic glucoside malonyltransferase 2-like translates to MADLNSVRVLEVCNVAPQPSSPAGSATPPPEALPLTLFDLPWLRFAPVQRLFFYEISNSFDTTILVSKLKASLSVALQQFLPLAGNLKWPQDSPKPILNYVQDDAVSLTIAESDADFHHLSSRSNFVEAKEYHSLVPQLTTSHEKAAAVAFQVTIFPNGNGFSIGTSMHHAILDGKSSTMFVKSWAHICEHLGDHPSGSALPDQLKPFFDRRVVQDAAGLEPIFLNQLQNLDGPNNRSLMVTQFKSPPPDAVRGIFVITRPEIEAMKQWVSTKMAEMIKNEKQSDRPHLSTFSVTCAYTWVCLLKAEEKQTDKPVMMGFTLDCRPRFDPPIPANYFGNCIAGRVIVSERKGLLGEDGLTVAVNQISEAIKSADSDGILKGAETLIPIVYSAERSEERFMGVAGSPRFGIYDTDFGWGRPSKVEVVSIEETGAMSLAESRDGIAGDVEVGLVLEKHHMQAFASLFAKGLQDL